In Rhodamnia argentea isolate NSW1041297 chromosome 11, ASM2092103v1, whole genome shotgun sequence, one genomic interval encodes:
- the LOC115735660 gene encoding auxin-responsive protein SAUR67-like encodes MISPNYLVKIARKWQRVAAMRRKRISFPQVDGGEEVLAQRGHFIVYSIDQKRFMFPIGYLDNRVVRELLKLSEEEFGLPRNGPITLPCDAMFMDYMVSMIQRRADVEIEKALLMSITANTCSLSYSLQQNHTGRQLLVCSH; translated from the coding sequence ATGATCAGCCCGAACTACTTGGTCAAGATTGCAAGAAAATGGCAGAGAGTAGCTGCCATGAGAAGGAAAAGGATCTCATTTCCACAAGTCGATGGAGGCGAGGAAGTGCTAGCTCAAAGAGGACATTTCATCGTCTACTCGATTGACCAAAAGCGATTCATGTTTCCGATTGGGTACTTAGACAACCGCGTTGTTCGAGAGCTGCTCAAGTTATCCGAGGAAGAGTTTGGGCTGCCAAGGAATGGACCCATCACTTTGCCGTGCGACGCCATGTTCATGGACTACATGGTTTCGATGATCCAGCGGCGTGCCGATGTGGAAATCGAGAAGGCTCTCCTTATGTCTATTACAGCCAACACATGCTCACTATCTTACTCTCTCCAGCAGAATCACACTGGACGACAATTGCTAGTGTGCAGTCATTGA
- the LOC115735659 gene encoding auxin-responsive protein SAUR68-like, with protein sequence MISTKKLIQMARKWHKMAAVGRKRIPFHRMSSKSASAHANGSSVAQKGHFVLYTTDERRFVIPLSFLGHDVVRELFRASEEEFGIPCDGPIMLPIDALSMEYILSLIRRGLAKDQENALLLSFTRQSCSSSLAFNRALENPEILVCS encoded by the coding sequence atgataagcacaaaGAAGCTGATTCAAATGGCAAGGAAGTGGCACAAGATGGCCGcagttggaagaaaaagaattccgtTTCATCGGATGAGCAGCAAGTCCGCTTCAGCACATGCGAATGGATCATCAGTTGCTCAAAAGGGTCACTTCGTCTTATATACAACAGATGAGAGGCGCTTTGTGATCCCTCTCTCGTTTCTCGGCCACGACGTAGTGAGGGAGCTCTTTAGAGCATCGGAAGAAGAGTTTGGGATTCCATGCGATGGTCCAATCATGCTTCCGATCGATGCACTATCTATGGAGTACATACTTTCATTAATTAGAAGAGGCTTGGCTAAGGACCAAGAGAATGCTTTGCTTCTGTCGTTCACCAGACAAAGCTGCTCATCATCCTTAGCTTTCAATCGAGCATTAGAAAACCCAGAAATTCTTGTTTGTAGCTGA